One window of the Diospyros lotus cultivar Yz01 chromosome 12, ASM1463336v1, whole genome shotgun sequence genome contains the following:
- the LOC127787616 gene encoding uncharacterized protein LOC127787616, protein MSGTGSTEASFATVSILKRKSNDVGWKYGMLINPKNMDKVKCKLCSKVMSGGVYRVKEHIGHISGNVSACPKASPDDRAKCKNAIEEARNKKKNKKKEEDLMRSTVNISEKGEGNGDDELQELGSNNPPRTLGPMDKFASSISPEAGSSVKMTQRQQNINEALFKERTQTVREYCARWVYEHGISFNAIDNDSFKLFVEAVGQFGPGFNPPSQYQLRETLLKGKVDRMKVGPQNVVQVVTDNAANNMGAAKLLKVKRPNIFWTSCATHTINLMLESIGKLPRYKKVIDQAKSLTIFIYAHHKT, encoded by the exons ATGTCTGGAACGGGGAGTACGGAAGCATCGTTCGCTACCGtctcaattcttaaaaggaagtcaaatgatgtGGGGTGGAAGTATGGGATGCTAATTAATCCCAAGAATATGGACAAAGTCAAATGCAAGTTATGCAGTAAGGTGATGTCTGGCGGTGTTTACCGAGTTAAAGAACACATTGGCCATATTTCTGGAAATGTGTCTGCATGTCCAAAAGCTTCTCCAGATGATAGAGCCAAATGCAAGAATGCAATTGAGGAGGCAaggaataaaaagaagaataagaaaaaggaagaagatctGATGAGATCAACAGTCAATATTTCTGAAAAGGGGGAAGGGAATGGCGATGATGAATTGCAAGAATTAGGGAGTAATAACCCACCCCGCACACTTGGCCCTATGGATAAATTTGCAAGCTCCATCAGCCCTGAAGCTGGTTCAAGTGTAAAAATGACACAAAGACAACAAAATATCAATGAAGCACTCTTTAAAGAGAGGACACAGACAGTCCGTGAATATTGTGCTAGGTGGGTCTATGAGCACGGtatttctttcaatgccattGATAATGACAGTTTCAAGTTGTTTGTTGAGGCagttggtcaatttgggccaGGCTTCAATCCTCCTAGTCAATACCAGTTGAGGGAAACGTTGCTAAAGGGGAAAGTTGACAGGATGAAAG ttgggccacaaaatgtTGTCCAAGTGGTAACTGACAATGCTGCCAACAATATGGGAGCGGCAAAGTTATTGAAGGTGAAGAGACCCAATATCttttggacatcatgtgctactcacaccatcaatttaATGCTTGAAAGCATTGGAAAACTGCCAAGGTACAAAAAAGTCATTGATCAAGCCAAGAGTTTGACAATCTTTATTTATGCACATCATAAGACCTAa
- the LOC127787618 gene encoding uncharacterized protein LOC127787618, producing MRSFTKKRDIVRPGVTRFASSFLTLQSLMEKKSQLRAMFTSSEWEECKWSKTVKGKAAYATVLSIAFWNGVTICLKVFAPLMRVLRIVDADKKPSMGFLYGEINQAKKDIKEALNNLEKNYLPIMEIIDARVKDRLDSPLHFAAYLLNPYYLFKDMDMQFDNELMDGFFNAVEMFFYGDDRMQGHILNVELPKYTCKEGVFGKSWAIQGCATNDDNYNPVKWWMTYGNQTPNLQRMARRILSLTSSSSGCERKYIRRNEID from the exons atgaggtcatttacaaagaagagggatatagtgagaccaggtgtcactagatttgcttcttctttccttactcTACAAAGTTTAATGGAGAAAAAGAGCCAATTGAGGGCAATGTTTACTAGCTCTGAGTGGGAGGAGTGCAAGTGGTCAAAGactgttaaagggaaagcagccTATGCAACTGTGTTAAGTattgctttctggaatggtgtgactatatgtcttaaggtttttgcacctttgATGAGggtgcttcgaattgttgatgcagataagaagccttctatgggctttttatatGGAGAGATTAATCAGGCAAAAAAGGATATTAAGGAGGCCCTAAACAATCTTGAAAAGAACTATTTGCCTATTATGGAAATTATTGATGCAAGAgtgaaagataggctagatagtccatTGCATTTTgcggcttaccttttgaatccatATTATTTGTTCAAAGATATGGATATGCAATTTGATAATGAACTGATGGATGGGTTTTTTAATGCTGTAGAGATGTTTTTTTATGGTGATGATCGCATGCAAGGGCATATTttaaatgttgagttgccaaaaTATACTTGCAAAGAAGGAGTTTTTGGAAAGTCATGGGCAATTCAAGGGTGTGCAACAAATGATGATAATTATAACCCAG TTAaatggtggatgacttatggaaatcaaacaccaaacttgcaacgaatggcgagAAGGATCCTCTCGTTAACTAGTAGTTCatccggttgtgaaagaaa atacatacgaagaaacGAAATAGACTAG
- the LOC127786833 gene encoding uncharacterized protein LOC127786833 isoform X2 codes for MDEYATDVTIFDLDLNEEPLDLSNGAAAGLGSLFDQLDDQGRIEERIRQLEAVSARARELQRGRQTQSSRGTSHISIVTTDNTSGDGMLLNVEGQEMPQEGTVDRAKSCKRDSSHLVAKALELDADVNKVVGDGGGFFDCNICLDMAREPILTCCGHLFCWPCFYQVPYVYSAAKECPVCKGEVTDTNMIPIYGHAENDHMPESKSGLKIPPRPKAPRIESVRQRRVNRGISHIPVEEALRRITMEFEARGGRPRRDHHGNIIGSNQINMHNQAATSEMHPDGE; via the exons ATGGATGAGTATGCGACGGACGTTACTATTTTTGATCTTGATCTGAACGAAGAACCACTGGACCTGTCTAATGGAGCGGCGGCGGGATTAGGGTCTCTATTTGATCAATTAGATGACCAGGGTCGGATTGAAGAACGCATTCGGCAGCTTGAGGCTGTGTCAGCAAGGGCTAGGGAGCTTCAAAGGGGGCGACAAACTCAAAGCTCTCGTGGAACAAGTCATATATCGATTGTAACAACTGATAATACCAGCGGCGATGGTATGCTTCTTAATGTGGAGGGTCAAGAAATGCCGCAGGAAGGTACAGTTGATAGGGCAAAGAGTTGCAAACGGGATAGCTCCCATTTGGTTGCAAAGGCTTTGGAATTGGACGCAGATGTTAATAAGGTTGTTGGTGATGGGGGAGGGTTTTTCGATTGTAACATATGCTTGGACATGGCAAGAGAACCGATATTGACTTGTTGTGGTCACTTGTTCTGTTGGCCATGCTTCTATCAGGTGCCATATGTTTACTCAGCAGCTAAGGAATGCCCAGTTTGTAAGGGAGAGGTGACAGATACAAATATGATTCCCATTTATGGACATGCTGAAAATGATCACATGCCAGAGTCAAAATCTGGCTTGAAGATACCTCCAAGACCAAAAGCACCTCGGATAGAGAGTGTTAGGCAGCGACGTGTTAACCGAGGAATATCCCACATTCCTGTTGAAGAAGCACTTCGACGAATTACAATGGAGTTTGAGGCCAGAGGGGGACGCCCACGGCGTGATCACCATGGTAATATCATTGGGTCCAACCAAATCAATATGCACAATCAGGCTGCCACATCTGAGATGCATCCTGATGGTGAG TAA
- the LOC127786833 gene encoding uncharacterized protein LOC127786833 isoform X1 — MDEYATDVTIFDLDLNEEPLDLSNGAAAGLGSLFDQLDDQGRIEERIRQLEAVSARARELQRGRQTQSSRGTSHISIVTTDNTSGDGMLLNVEGQEMPQEGTVDRAKSCKRDSSHLVAKALELDADVNKVVGDGGGFFDCNICLDMAREPILTCCGHLFCWPCFYQVPYVYSAAKECPVCKGEVTDTNMIPIYGHAENDHMPESKSGLKIPPRPKAPRIESVRQRRVNRGISHIPVEEALRRITMEFEARGGRPRRDHHGNIIGSNQINMHNQAATSEMHPDGEVGGGGGGGRHHSHHLLRALSETADSLLSISSAVNNAERYVEDVEAAINDYVFESSAAMAQQEHQTAEPHLSSSEQMHAFASDDHGNLRHYTSIESNLSEPHPSSSPGRRINHPRASDVDSGVSHQPRRRRIS; from the coding sequence ATGGATGAGTATGCGACGGACGTTACTATTTTTGATCTTGATCTGAACGAAGAACCACTGGACCTGTCTAATGGAGCGGCGGCGGGATTAGGGTCTCTATTTGATCAATTAGATGACCAGGGTCGGATTGAAGAACGCATTCGGCAGCTTGAGGCTGTGTCAGCAAGGGCTAGGGAGCTTCAAAGGGGGCGACAAACTCAAAGCTCTCGTGGAACAAGTCATATATCGATTGTAACAACTGATAATACCAGCGGCGATGGTATGCTTCTTAATGTGGAGGGTCAAGAAATGCCGCAGGAAGGTACAGTTGATAGGGCAAAGAGTTGCAAACGGGATAGCTCCCATTTGGTTGCAAAGGCTTTGGAATTGGACGCAGATGTTAATAAGGTTGTTGGTGATGGGGGAGGGTTTTTCGATTGTAACATATGCTTGGACATGGCAAGAGAACCGATATTGACTTGTTGTGGTCACTTGTTCTGTTGGCCATGCTTCTATCAGGTGCCATATGTTTACTCAGCAGCTAAGGAATGCCCAGTTTGTAAGGGAGAGGTGACAGATACAAATATGATTCCCATTTATGGACATGCTGAAAATGATCACATGCCAGAGTCAAAATCTGGCTTGAAGATACCTCCAAGACCAAAAGCACCTCGGATAGAGAGTGTTAGGCAGCGACGTGTTAACCGAGGAATATCCCACATTCCTGTTGAAGAAGCACTTCGACGAATTACAATGGAGTTTGAGGCCAGAGGGGGACGCCCACGGCGTGATCACCATGGTAATATCATTGGGTCCAACCAAATCAATATGCACAATCAGGCTGCCACATCTGAGATGCATCCTGATGGTGAGGTAGGAGGCGGCGGTGGTGGTGGCCGCCACCATTCTCATCATTTGCTGAGAGCATTGTCAGAAACTGCTGATTCACTTTTATCCATTTCATCTGCAGTAAATAACGCAGAAAGATATGTTGAGGATGTGGAGGCAGCTATTAATGATTACGTTTTTGAAAGCAGTGCTGCCATGGCGCAACAAGAACACCAGACTGCAGAACCCCATTTGTCATCTTCAGAACAAATGCATGCTTTTGCTTCTGATGATCATGGAAACCTGAGACATTATACATCTATTGAAAGCAATTTGTCTGAGCCTCATCCCTCTTCATCTCCCGGTAGAAGAATTAACCATCCCAGGGCTTCTGATGTAGATAGTGGAGTTTCTCATCAACCGAGAAGGAGAAGAATTAGTTAA